The Thermoanaerobacterium thermosaccharolyticum DSM 571 region CTTCAAAGATATTGTAACTCTCCTATTTGGCTCCTCGCCTTCACTAAATGTTTCTATATCAGGGTCATCCTGCAAAGCTAGATGAATTATCCTTCTCTCATTTGCATTCATTGGCTCCAAAGTTATGCTCCTATTTTCTTGCTTGACTTTTTTTGCTATTTTATTTGCCAAATTTATCAGTATCTTCTCTCTCTTTTCACGATAATTTTCCGCGTCTAACAAAATTCTCTTGTGTATACCTTCAATATTTTTTTTGTTAGCTACCAATGAAGTCAAGTATTGAAGTGAATCCAATGTTTCACCTCTATATCCGATTAGAAGTCCAACTCCATTTCCTTTCAAATTCACCAATATGTTATTGTCTTTCTCATCAATATCATATCCTACATCTATTCCAATCAACTTAATTATTCCATCTAAAAATCTTCTGATATTTTCCTTAACTACATCTTTAACAATAATTTTAACTATAGCTTGTTTTCCCAGTAGGCCCAGAAATCCTTTACTGCCTTCATCTATTATTTCTATGTCAACCATATCTCTAGAAATACCCAGCTCTATAAGTCCGGCATTGATAGCCTCTTCAACTGTTTTTCCTGTTTTTATTATTTCCCTCATTTGAAGACTCTCCCTTCATTGATTCGGTAGGTCTTAAGAAGAAATATTGCTGAGCTATCTGAAAAATGTTGCTTGTAACCCAATATATTCCTATACCTGCCGGTAAAGAAACAGTTATCCAAATCATAAAAGCTGACATAATAAGATTCATTGATTTTTGGCTGTTATCTGTCTGTATCATCGCAGATGAAATATACGTCGTAACACCAGACAATATTGGCAATATAAAGTAGGGATCCTTTTCAGCTAAGCTTTTTAACCATAAAAATGATGCAGTACTAAATGCTGGATAATTCCTAAGCATAGCAAAAAGTGGCCAAAGTATTACAAGCGGCAACAGCATCGGTAGACAACCACTCATAGGATTAACATTTTTCTCTTTATAAAGCTTCATCATTTCCTCGTTTAACTTCTGAGGATCCTTTGCATATTTTTTCTTTAAATCTTCCACTAAAGGATTTATCTCTTTCATCTTTTTCATTGTTCCCATCTGTTGAACATAAAAAGGCAAAAGAACAATTCTAATTAAAATCGTAAAAATAATTATAGCAACACCATAATTTCCAACAAAATCATATATAAACTTTAGTAACTGGCCAAGGTACATACCAATTG contains the following coding sequences:
- a CDS encoding YidC/Oxa1 family membrane protein insertase, which encodes MAAIGMYLGQLLKFIYDFVGNYGVAIIIFTILIRIVLLPFYVQQMGTMKKMKEINPLVEDLKKKYAKDPQKLNEEMMKLYKEKNVNPMSGCLPMLLPLVILWPLFAMLRNYPAFSTASFLWLKSLAEKDPYFILPILSGVTTYISSAMIQTDNSQKSMNLIMSAFMIWITVSLPAGIGIYWVTSNIFQIAQQYFFLRPTESMKGESSNEGNNKNRKNS
- the jag gene encoding RNA-binding cell elongation regulator Jag/EloR; the protein is MREIIKTGKTVEEAINAGLIELGISRDMVDIEIIDEGSKGFLGLLGKQAIVKIIVKDVVKENIRRFLDGIIKLIGIDVGYDIDEKDNNILVNLKGNGVGLLIGYRGETLDSLQYLTSLVANKKNIEGIHKRILLDAENYREKREKILINLANKIAKKVKQENRSITLEPMNANERRIIHLALQDDPDIETFSEGEEPNRRVTISLK